From the genome of Diabrotica virgifera virgifera chromosome 8, PGI_DIABVI_V3a:
TCTGAGATGAAGGGTAACGATGGGTTTTACACGAACGATTACGAAAATGTACCTgatgaaataaaattcaaaagtaaGAAAAAACTTGAGGACAAAATTTTGGTATGGTGTGCAATTTCTGAGGCTGGCTTTATCTCACAGCCCTACATTGGTGTTGTTCGAGGCGAAGCCTTAAACGCAAATATTTATATTCAAAGATGTCTCTCTAAATTGCTTCAGTTTGTGAACACACATCATGCAAATGATCAAATAGTCTTTTGGCCAGATCTTGCTTCATGTCATTACGCGAGGATCACAAGGGACTGGTACGAAACTAACAACATTACCTTTGTACCGAAAGCAGACAATCCCCCCAACCTACCTCAGGCTCGTCCAATTGAAGAGTTCTGGGCAATATTAAGTCGGAAAGTCTATAATAACGGATGGGAAGCACAAAATCAGGAACAGTTAAGACGCCGCATATATACGAAAATTAGAGAAATTGACGCCGAGGTCGTCCAAAGGATGATGCAACGTGTCAGGGGAATTATTAGGCAAATCGAAAATAATGGTCCCTTTTCTGTCAtttgaattttgatttataataaggATAGTTAAGTTAaattgttgaataatttaataaaaatataagattATTGTGGTCAGAGTTATATGCTTTTGAAATATTTCCCAAAACTTTAGGACCATACGTTAATACTTGATAATACAACAATGGTATAAATACACTTATGGTATACAAATGGTCATTGGTGCCATATCCTGCCCTGAAGCCTGCCTGATCAAGTTTATGTGTTAGTCTCTTCGTTAAGATTTTCATAAAGAGTTTATACATATATGTGTCAAGAGGCTGATAGGTCTATAATTTTCCAATTTAGTAATATCATCTTTTTCGTGTAACAATACTATCACTGCATTGTTCTAGTCTTTTGGAATAGTACCCACATCCTTACCTTGTGCATATCAAAATTGCTTGAACTTATTTGTTTAACATCTTTGTCAAAAACTTGTTGCTCTTTGAAATAGTGTATTCCCTTAgctttggtaaaaaatgtctgtTTCACAATAATTTTTGGATGATTTGCCAATTCTTATTTCTCTGTATTTAAAAGGACGTACTAAACCAACTGACGTTCTAATTCAGTCCCATCGTTGCATAATTTCATAACAAGACACCTGTTTTTAGCGTCATCACAGACACCTTCAGACCGTAGGAGCGCCAGCCAAGAAACCGATACTTCGAACCGTTTAAGCTTTTTGCAATTTTCCTCGTATACGAGTAGATACGTGAGAGACAAGAAAAGTGGCAATCCGTTTATAGTAAAACTGGAGGCATGGGAACACTCTTACACAGGTCGTTTACGTCT
Proteins encoded in this window:
- the LOC126890336 gene encoding uncharacterized protein LOC126890336, whose amino-acid sequence is MVGRMSKRDIVNIYRDQNISKSTIYRTIRECEEGIPCVNLRKSGRPRILNHIREARLIEAAKNKIGVSQRKLARRFHVGKTTVYRTLSSNNIIYRKRRKAPKYTEDQLERIPRCCCALRRVHFVNKLIVMDDEKYFTLSNSEMKGNDGFYTNDYENVPDEIKFKSKKKLEDKILVWCAISEAGFISQPYIGVVRGEALNANIYIQRCLSKLLQFVNTHHANDQIVFWPDLASCHYARITRDWYETNNITFVPKADNPPNLPQARPIEEFWAILSRKVYNNGWEAQNQEQLRRRIYTKIREIDAEVVQRMMQRVRGIIRQIENNGPFSVI